A single genomic interval of Vallitalea longa harbors:
- a CDS encoding tripartite tricarboxylate transporter permease, which translates to MLELLLHGFAMAFTPRILLCIFGGVIGGIAIGSLPGLTATMGVALLLPLTFGMDTVSGILMLLGIYIGAIYGGSISAILLRTPGTPAAAATALDGFELAKKGEAGRALGISTISSFGGGIVSTIMLILISPQLAKLALKFSAPEYFALAMFGLSIISSIAGKSMVKGLIAGVVGLLISMIGIDSITGYPRFTYGNINMLNGLSFIPIMIGLFAFSQAFLSIEDMLKKVKVKQKITRILPTMSDIKRIKFTVLRSGIIGTFTGIIPGAGADIGAFISYNEAKRFSKHPEKFGTGHIEGIAAPEAGNNGVTGGAMVPLLTLGIPGDAVAAIMLGALMMKGLQPGPLLFKEQGELVYTIFVGLIVANIGMLVLGLLGIRFFTKIVSIPKYVLTPVIFVLCIIGSYAINNNFFDVVVMFVCGIIGYFMSKFDFPASPVVLALILGPMAESQLRRSLVMSQGNASILFTRPISAVLLVLAFITLCTPIFKQIKKKVKRAK; encoded by the coding sequence ATGCTTGAATTACTGTTACATGGTTTCGCTATGGCTTTTACTCCTCGTATATTATTATGTATTTTTGGGGGGGTAATCGGAGGTATAGCAATAGGTTCATTACCTGGACTTACTGCTACGATGGGAGTTGCCTTACTCCTTCCATTAACATTTGGAATGGATACAGTTTCTGGAATACTTATGTTATTGGGAATATACATTGGAGCTATTTATGGAGGCTCAATTTCTGCAATTCTACTTAGAACACCTGGAACACCAGCAGCTGCGGCAACAGCACTAGACGGATTTGAACTTGCTAAAAAAGGTGAAGCAGGAAGAGCGCTTGGTATTTCTACTATTTCATCATTCGGAGGAGGAATAGTGAGTACTATAATGCTTATATTGATTTCTCCTCAACTTGCAAAATTGGCGCTTAAATTCAGTGCACCAGAATATTTTGCATTGGCTATGTTCGGACTTAGTATTATATCCAGTATTGCAGGTAAGTCCATGGTAAAAGGTCTTATAGCAGGTGTAGTAGGACTTTTGATTTCAATGATTGGGATTGACTCCATTACTGGTTATCCAAGATTTACATATGGTAACATAAATATGTTGAACGGGTTATCATTTATACCTATAATGATAGGACTTTTCGCATTTTCACAAGCATTTCTGAGTATTGAAGATATGCTGAAAAAAGTAAAAGTGAAACAGAAAATTACAAGAATTCTACCGACTATGAGTGATATTAAGCGTATTAAATTTACTGTTCTAAGATCTGGAATTATAGGTACTTTTACAGGAATCATTCCTGGAGCAGGAGCAGATATAGGGGCATTCATATCATATAATGAAGCAAAAAGATTTTCTAAACATCCTGAAAAGTTCGGTACTGGGCATATAGAAGGTATTGCGGCACCAGAGGCTGGCAACAATGGTGTTACTGGTGGAGCTATGGTACCACTTCTAACATTAGGTATTCCAGGAGATGCAGTTGCTGCTATCATGTTAGGTGCGTTGATGATGAAAGGGTTACAGCCGGGACCATTATTATTCAAAGAACAAGGTGAACTTGTATATACAATTTTTGTTGGACTTATTGTTGCTAATATCGGAATGCTTGTACTTGGGTTACTAGGTATCAGGTTCTTTACTAAAATCGTATCTATACCTAAATATGTATTGACACCAGTAATCTTTGTTCTATGCATTATTGGTTCATATGCTATAAATAATAACTTTTTTGATGTTGTAGTTATGTTTGTGTGTGGTATTATTGGATATTTTATGAGCAAATTTGATTTCCCTGCTTCGCCTGTAGTATTAGCTTTAATATTAGGCCCTATGGCAGAAAGTCAATTGAGAAGGTCTTTGGTGATGTCTCAAGGTAATGCCAGCATATTATTTACCAGACCTATAAGTGCAGTATTACTTGTACTCGCATTCATAACATTATGTACACCTATTTTTAAACAAATTAAGAAAAAAGTTAAAAGGGCTAAATAA
- a CDS encoding tripartite tricarboxylate transporter substrate binding protein — protein sequence MKKIISIFTLICCILSFTACSSKEESVDTKVDDTTKEEGVDFPTKAIEIVVPFSAGGGTDTVARALAESAKNEFDESVVVVNKTGGGGAVGMSEGANAKADGHIVTMITVELTTLPNLGVATFTYEDYKPVLQINADPATLTVKADAPWDTLDEFIEYAKEHPGEIKIGNSGVGAIWHLAAVGIENETDTKFNHVPFDGAAPATVALLGGHIDAVTVSPAEVLPHVKNGELKVLGVLSDERIEELSEVKTFKEQGHDLSIGTWRGLGVPKDTPDEVVDILKEGFMNAANNEDFKEVLNNLGLGYKVEDNEVFGETIKADQELFKELIEKFGLNN from the coding sequence ATGAAAAAGATCATAAGTATATTTACATTGATATGTTGTATTTTGTCTTTTACAGCATGTTCAAGCAAAGAAGAGAGTGTTGATACAAAAGTTGATGATACAACCAAAGAGGAAGGGGTTGATTTCCCAACTAAAGCAATTGAAATAGTTGTTCCATTTTCAGCAGGTGGAGGAACTGATACTGTAGCGAGAGCGCTTGCTGAATCCGCAAAAAATGAGTTTGACGAATCAGTAGTTGTTGTTAATAAAACAGGTGGCGGTGGTGCTGTAGGTATGTCTGAAGGTGCTAATGCTAAAGCTGATGGACATATTGTGACCATGATAACTGTAGAATTGACAACACTTCCTAATCTGGGAGTTGCTACATTTACATATGAAGATTATAAGCCTGTTTTACAAATAAATGCTGACCCAGCTACACTTACAGTTAAAGCTGATGCACCTTGGGATACACTTGATGAATTTATCGAGTATGCCAAAGAGCATCCAGGAGAAATAAAGATAGGTAATTCTGGTGTGGGAGCAATATGGCATTTAGCAGCAGTAGGAATAGAGAATGAGACAGATACTAAGTTCAATCACGTTCCTTTTGATGGAGCAGCACCAGCTACCGTTGCGCTTCTAGGAGGACATATTGATGCAGTCACAGTTAGTCCAGCAGAAGTATTGCCTCATGTGAAAAATGGAGAACTTAAAGTTCTAGGAGTATTATCTGATGAAAGAATAGAAGAGCTATCAGAAGTTAAAACCTTCAAAGAACAAGGTCATGATTTATCAATAGGTACTTGGAGAGGATTAGGGGTACCAAAAGATACTCCAGATGAAGTAGTGGATATATTAAAAGAAGGATTTATGAATGCTGCTAATAATGAAGATTTCAAAGAAGTTCTTAATAATCTAGGTCTTGGATATAAGGTTGAAGATAATGAAGTATTTGGTGAGACAATAAAAGCAGACCAAGAGTTATTCAAAGAACTTATAGAAAAATTTGGGTTAAATAATTAA
- a CDS encoding tripartite tricarboxylate transporter permease: MLQNIISGFQEFFSLSSFIYMNIGLFLGIVFGSIPGLTVMLCLVLFLPITYDLDAINSFMFLLGIYCAGSYGGSISAILIKTPGTPHAAATMLDGYPLSQKGFTKKALNIALNSSAVGGIFSALVLLFLGPQVAKVAMKMGSPEYFLICTFGLTIIAGVSGKSLIKGVISGCLGLFVSFVGMDIISGSTMRFTFDNVYLYGGFDLVIVLIGLFALVEIIHRGKYKKDKREKSKVAEEALRNLDSGKLTKKEYKRTGIPAIISSIIGVIIGIIPGTGASMASFLSYDVAKKISKKPEEFGEGSIEGVAAAEAANNAVTGATLIPLLTLGIPGDGAVAIMLGALMINGLTPGPNLFKEHGTTVFAIIVGLIFVNIFMFIQGKYLTRLFAKVVQIPTEILTPIIVVFCFAGAYSIKKSLFYVGVSIVFSIIAYIMSKFEYSTIPVLLGLVLGSLTEKNFRRSLLISNGSLKIFITRPFSIVFLILIILVVVLITRTNAKQKVKG, translated from the coding sequence ATGTTACAGAATATTATATCAGGTTTCCAGGAGTTTTTCTCCTTAAGTAGTTTTATTTATATGAATATAGGATTATTTCTAGGAATTGTGTTTGGTTCAATTCCAGGACTTACAGTTATGCTTTGTTTAGTATTATTTTTGCCGATTACTTATGACCTAGATGCAATTAATTCTTTTATGTTTTTATTGGGAATATATTGTGCGGGCAGTTATGGTGGTTCTATATCTGCTATTTTAATTAAAACACCAGGGACACCTCATGCAGCGGCAACTATGCTTGATGGATATCCATTATCTCAGAAAGGGTTTACCAAAAAAGCATTGAATATTGCTCTTAATTCTTCCGCAGTAGGAGGTATTTTTAGTGCGTTAGTATTATTATTTTTAGGTCCACAGGTTGCAAAAGTAGCAATGAAAATGGGATCACCTGAATATTTCTTGATTTGTACTTTTGGTTTGACAATTATTGCTGGTGTAAGTGGTAAAAGTCTAATAAAAGGAGTAATATCTGGATGTCTAGGACTATTTGTTTCTTTTGTAGGAATGGATATAATCAGCGGAAGTACTATGAGATTTACTTTTGATAATGTTTATCTATATGGTGGATTTGATTTAGTAATTGTACTAATAGGATTATTCGCTCTTGTTGAAATAATACATAGGGGAAAATATAAAAAAGATAAAAGGGAGAAAAGTAAAGTTGCTGAAGAAGCTCTAAGAAATTTAGATAGCGGAAAACTTACAAAAAAGGAATATAAGAGAACTGGTATTCCTGCAATTATATCTTCTATTATTGGTGTTATAATTGGTATTATTCCAGGAACAGGAGCATCGATGGCATCGTTTCTTAGCTATGACGTAGCAAAAAAAATTTCCAAAAAACCAGAGGAATTTGGAGAAGGCTCTATTGAAGGAGTAGCAGCAGCAGAGGCTGCTAATAATGCGGTTACTGGAGCAACATTAATACCTCTTTTAACTCTTGGAATTCCAGGAGATGGTGCAGTAGCTATTATGCTTGGAGCATTAATGATTAATGGGTTAACACCAGGACCAAATCTTTTTAAGGAACATGGAACAACTGTTTTTGCTATTATAGTCGGTCTAATATTTGTTAATATTTTTATGTTTATACAAGGAAAATATTTAACTAGATTATTTGCAAAAGTTGTACAAATACCTACAGAAATTTTAACTCCAATCATTGTTGTTTTTTGTTTTGCTGGTGCGTATTCAATTAAGAAATCATTATTCTATGTAGGTGTTTCAATTGTATTTAGTATTATTGCTTATATAATGAGCAAATTTGAGTATTCAACAATACCTGTATTATTAGGGTTAGTATTAGGTTCTTTAACAGAAAAAAATTTTAGAAGATCTTTATTAATTTCAAATGGTAGTTTGAAAATATTTATAACTAGACCATTTTCTATAGTGTTTTTAATATTAATTATATTAGTAGTTGTATTAATTACTAGAACAAATGCTAAACAGAAAGTTAAAGGATAA
- a CDS encoding sulfatase-like hydrolase/transferase, which yields MDNKPNILFYFSDQQRWDTIGCYGQELDITPNLDKLAKEGVLFEEAYTAQPVCGPCRAIFQSGQYPTQIKCFRNSVALPQNIKTLANYFEEGGYDNAYVGKWHLASDGELEKKPTIDYQTRAIPLERRGGYKGYWRVSDILEFTSHGYDGYVFDENNNKCEFKGYRVDCITDYALDYLDELSYDKPFFLTISHIEPHHQNDKKCYEGPNGSKTRFKDFKLPGDLEALGGNAKEMYPDYLGCCKSLDDNLGRVIDKLKEKGIYDNTIIIYASDHGSHFLTRNNDEHLNGYDDYKRSCHSACLHVPLIITGPGFRGGKKVKDLVSTASLPKTLLSMIGIDVGNTMIGEDLKKVVDGETNGRRNEIFAQISESRVGRCVRNEKYLYSVYAPNKNGGKFMNSDIYEEDFLYDLENDSYELNNLVNDDNYKDVRNDMAERLIYHMKLAGEKEPTIVPINR from the coding sequence GTGGATAATAAACCAAATATACTTTTTTATTTTAGTGATCAACAAAGATGGGATACGATAGGCTGCTATGGACAAGAATTAGATATAACTCCCAATTTGGATAAACTTGCAAAAGAAGGTGTACTTTTTGAAGAAGCTTATACAGCACAACCAGTTTGCGGACCTTGCAGAGCAATATTTCAAAGCGGACAGTATCCAACACAAATAAAATGTTTTAGGAACAGTGTTGCATTACCCCAAAATATAAAAACATTAGCTAATTATTTTGAAGAAGGAGGTTATGATAATGCATATGTTGGGAAATGGCATTTAGCAAGTGACGGAGAACTAGAGAAGAAACCTACTATAGATTATCAGACCAGGGCAATTCCTTTAGAAAGACGAGGTGGATATAAAGGTTATTGGAGAGTATCTGATATTCTTGAATTTACTTCTCATGGATATGACGGTTATGTATTTGATGAAAATAACAATAAGTGTGAGTTTAAGGGGTACAGGGTAGATTGTATTACAGATTATGCATTGGATTATCTCGATGAATTAAGCTATGATAAGCCATTTTTCTTAACAATATCACATATTGAACCTCATCATCAAAATGATAAAAAATGCTATGAAGGACCTAATGGTTCGAAAACTAGATTTAAAGATTTTAAATTACCTGGCGATTTAGAAGCTCTTGGAGGTAATGCAAAAGAAATGTATCCGGATTATCTAGGATGCTGTAAAAGTCTTGATGATAATCTTGGAAGAGTTATAGATAAATTAAAAGAAAAAGGGATATATGATAATACTATAATCATATATGCATCTGACCATGGTTCTCATTTTTTAACAAGAAATAATGATGAGCATCTTAATGGATATGACGATTATAAACGTTCATGTCATTCAGCATGTTTACATGTACCATTAATTATAACTGGACCAGGTTTCAGAGGTGGTAAAAAAGTTAAGGATTTAGTAAGTACAGCCAGTTTACCAAAGACTTTATTATCAATGATTGGTATAGACGTAGGAAATACAATGATTGGAGAAGACCTAAAAAAAGTTGTAGATGGAGAAACAAATGGGCGTCGCAATGAGATTTTTGCTCAAATAAGTGAAAGTCGAGTTGGAAGATGTGTTAGAAATGAAAAATATCTCTATAGTGTGTATGCACCTAATAAAAATGGTGGGAAGTTTATGAATAGTGACATCTATGAAGAAGATTTTCTTTATGATTTAGAAAATGATTCTTATGAATTAAATAATTTAGTAAATGACGATAATTATAAAGACGTTAGAAATGATATGGCTGAGAGATTGATTTATCATATGAAATTAGCTGGAGAAAAAGAGCCGACAATCGTACCAATCAATAGATAG
- a CDS encoding 2-dehydro-3-deoxygalactonokinase — MSYITIDTGTTNTRIRYISDDEILGESKIDTGVRDTAITGNKEKLKKSIKSGIHDCMKNTHINVEDVDKIIAFGMITSNLGLLEIPHLESPVGVDDLRKHVEKKIFTDIIDKPIYFIPGVKNKSGDEIYEVDMMRGEETETVRAMSYGESEFIYVSPGSHTKFVFVEDNKIIKCSTTLSGEMMKAISQHTVLADSLPHDLIEHIDRKYICKGIEAASEYGFSRTCFMVRILDVLSDTTDNERANFIAGAIGYMDIQSIKHEMEWGKIQFIIGGNKILQELYKNVLEITGYDKNKIVVLSKEEVDVGSSLAAIKIVE; from the coding sequence ATGAGTTATATTACAATAGATACAGGAACCACCAATACACGAATCAGATATATTAGTGATGATGAAATATTGGGAGAGTCTAAAATTGATACAGGTGTAAGAGATACAGCCATAACAGGAAACAAAGAAAAATTGAAGAAATCCATAAAGTCAGGTATACACGATTGTATGAAGAATACACATATCAATGTAGAAGATGTTGATAAGATAATTGCTTTCGGTATGATTACATCAAATCTAGGTTTATTGGAGATTCCTCATCTTGAATCACCGGTGGGAGTTGATGATCTAAGGAAACATGTTGAAAAGAAAATTTTCACTGATATAATTGATAAACCTATATATTTCATTCCTGGAGTTAAGAATAAATCTGGCGATGAAATTTATGAAGTTGATATGATGCGTGGAGAAGAGACAGAAACTGTAAGGGCAATGTCTTATGGTGAAAGTGAATTTATATATGTTTCACCAGGTTCTCACACAAAATTTGTATTTGTAGAAGATAATAAAATAATTAAGTGCAGTACAACTCTCTCAGGAGAAATGATGAAGGCTATATCACAACATACAGTTTTGGCTGATTCACTTCCACATGATTTAATTGAGCATATTGACAGAAAATATATTTGTAAGGGTATTGAAGCAGCTTCTGAGTATGGTTTTTCTAGAACTTGTTTTATGGTTAGGATATTAGATGTATTATCTGATACAACTGATAATGAAAGAGCTAATTTTATTGCTGGTGCTATAGGTTATATGGATATACAGTCCATTAAACACGAAATGGAATGGGGAAAAATACAATTCATTATTGGTGGTAATAAAATACTCCAAGAATTATATAAGAATGTATTAGAAATAACAGGATATGATAAAAATAAAATAGTAGTATTGAGTAAAGAGGAAGTTGATGTAGGAAGTTCTTTAGCGGCAATAAAAATAGTTGAATGA
- a CDS encoding tripartite tricarboxylate transporter substrate binding protein has protein sequence MKILKKSFAFILVLAMGVLMVGCGKKEVSTKDWPTDSLTIICPWAVGGLADQVNRAMSEYGKEAFGQPLLADNILGSGGAVALTQYIEEKPNGNKLIFGGEGSFAIAPLTSEVAYKFDDFIPVINIYSSTFVLSANPNINVNSIETLEEYFKQGNTIKVGTNGTASSEALQCAALLNEMGITYTIIPYEGANEALTAAISGEVDFAVTHASLAKEFVKSGDINPVVAFDEKKLVDEVYNLDCVADYGYDTWMTNICAVFMRAGTEQAIVDKTYDALKSILENENFLDSADNMGVTIDIMSGEEVQKYIESCVGKAKKYAELVE, from the coding sequence ATGAAAATATTAAAGAAATCTTTTGCATTTATATTAGTATTAGCAATGGGAGTACTAATGGTGGGATGTGGTAAAAAAGAGGTATCAACTAAAGATTGGCCTACAGATTCATTAACAATAATATGTCCATGGGCAGTAGGTGGGTTGGCAGATCAAGTAAACAGGGCTATGTCAGAATATGGAAAAGAAGCTTTTGGACAACCTTTACTTGCGGATAATATATTAGGTTCTGGTGGAGCTGTTGCATTAACACAATATATAGAGGAAAAGCCAAACGGAAATAAATTAATATTTGGCGGTGAAGGAAGTTTTGCAATTGCTCCATTAACTTCTGAAGTTGCATATAAATTCGATGATTTTATTCCAGTAATTAATATCTACTCATCTACATTTGTATTATCTGCAAATCCTAATATTAATGTTAATAGTATAGAAACCCTTGAAGAATACTTCAAACAAGGAAATACTATTAAGGTTGGTACTAATGGAACTGCATCTTCGGAGGCGTTACAATGTGCTGCTCTTTTAAACGAGATGGGAATTACATATACAATTATTCCTTATGAAGGAGCTAATGAAGCTTTAACAGCGGCTATTTCAGGAGAAGTAGATTTTGCTGTAACACATGCCTCATTGGCTAAAGAATTTGTAAAATCGGGAGATATTAATCCAGTGGTTGCATTTGATGAAAAAAAATTAGTAGATGAAGTTTATAATTTAGATTGTGTTGCTGATTATGGATATGATACATGGATGACTAATATATGTGCAGTATTTATGAGAGCAGGAACAGAACAAGCTATAGTAGATAAAACATATGATGCTCTAAAATCTATATTAGAAAATGAAAATTTCTTGGATTCAGCTGATAATATGGGAGTTACTATTGATATAATGTCTGGAGAAGAAGTTCAAAAATACATTGAATCATGTGTAGGGAAAGCAAAAAAATATGCAGAATTAGTTGAATAA
- a CDS encoding tripartite tricarboxylate transporter TctB family protein translates to MKIKIKQELVGAILFFTVAAVIWFLIPSQIAVKGNEQISSQTFPRLIIGLMGLCSGFIIIKEIVKIIKKQPVKEIEINLREERKSLAVILMLLGYWLLLHVLPFMLVSLIFGGVMLVFFKCKNWKYYVTVSVIIIAVTLVFQNALNVELP, encoded by the coding sequence ATGAAAATTAAGATTAAACAAGAATTGGTGGGTGCAATTTTATTTTTTACTGTAGCTGCTGTAATATGGTTTTTAATTCCTTCTCAAATTGCAGTAAAAGGAAATGAACAAATTTCATCGCAAACATTCCCTAGACTTATAATTGGATTAATGGGACTATGTAGCGGTTTTATTATTATTAAAGAAATAGTGAAAATTATTAAGAAACAACCAGTCAAAGAAATAGAAATTAATTTACGAGAAGAAAGGAAGTCTCTTGCTGTTATATTAATGCTGTTAGGATATTGGTTATTACTTCACGTATTACCATTTATGTTAGTTTCATTAATCTTTGGAGGAGTTATGCTTGTATTTTTTAAATGTAAAAATTGGAAATATTATGTAACCGTTTCAGTAATAATAATTGCAGTAACATTAGTGTTTCAAAACGCATTAAATGTAGAACTACCATAA
- a CDS encoding tripartite tricarboxylate transporter TctB family protein, which translates to MKKGNIVSGCIVIFIGVYVFFMTAGFPEGSNNVPGPAFFPRILAIIAIVLGAILVVQALINKADVEKINLHDENAKKSYITMGIIAIYLILFNKIGFLLLTPLLLFILIRFYGMKSIWKNAVISIMVTSVVYGVFVSLLSVPLPMGILMN; encoded by the coding sequence TTGAAAAAAGGGAATATTGTTTCAGGTTGTATAGTCATTTTTATAGGAGTATACGTATTCTTTATGACAGCAGGATTTCCAGAGGGCTCAAATAATGTGCCTGGACCAGCTTTTTTTCCAAGAATTTTAGCAATCATTGCCATTGTGCTTGGTGCAATATTAGTTGTACAAGCGTTAATAAATAAAGCAGATGTTGAAAAGATTAATCTGCATGATGAAAATGCTAAAAAAAGTTATATTACAATGGGGATTATCGCAATCTATTTGATTTTATTTAACAAAATAGGATTTTTGTTGTTGACTCCTTTGTTATTGTTTATATTGATAAGGTTTTACGGTATGAAAAGTATTTGGAAAAATGCAGTTATATCAATAATGGTTACAAGTGTTGTATATGGTGTTTTTGTAAGTTTATTATCAGTTCCATTACCTATGGGAATATTGATGAATTAG
- a CDS encoding bifunctional 4-hydroxy-2-oxoglutarate aldolase/2-dehydro-3-deoxy-phosphogluconate aldolase: MDNYLKQIYDSKIIAIVRGIEKEKGLKVVEALAEGGIRCVEVTFNTNNAVEIIKDIKKEFGNEILIGAGTVLDVENAKRAIDAGAKFVLSPSLHEDVIKYCKQNNVISVPGAFTATEVVMADKWGADIVKIFPAGALGIQYIKMLRGPLDDVKLMPVGGIGLDNIKEFLECGSIAVGVGGSLVNKKFIENNQYDKLKELAQEYTKTVESIEI; the protein is encoded by the coding sequence ATGGATAATTATTTGAAACAAATATATGATTCTAAAATTATAGCTATAGTAAGAGGTATAGAAAAAGAAAAAGGGCTAAAAGTTGTGGAAGCATTGGCTGAGGGTGGGATCAGGTGTGTAGAAGTGACTTTTAATACTAATAATGCTGTAGAGATAATTAAAGATATAAAGAAAGAGTTCGGTAACGAAATTTTAATAGGTGCTGGTACAGTTCTTGATGTGGAAAATGCAAAAAGAGCTATTGATGCAGGTGCTAAGTTTGTTCTTAGTCCAAGTCTACATGAAGATGTAATTAAATACTGTAAACAAAATAATGTTATTTCCGTTCCAGGTGCATTTACTGCTACAGAAGTTGTAATGGCGGATAAATGGGGAGCAGATATAGTTAAGATATTCCCAGCAGGAGCATTGGGAATCCAATATATCAAAATGTTGAGAGGGCCACTTGACGATGTTAAATTAATGCCTGTTGGAGGAATTGGATTAGATAATATTAAAGAATTCCTTGAATGCGGAAGTATCGCTGTTGGAGTAGGTGGTTCACTTGTTAACAAAAAATTTATAGAGAATAATCAATATGATAAGTTAAAAGAATTGGCACAAGAATACACAAAAACTGTTGAGTCTATAGAAATTTAA